In Aliarcobacter faecis, a genomic segment contains:
- a CDS encoding sulfite exporter TauE/SafE family protein yields the protein METISLISIITIALLGSFGHCIGMCGGIVVAYTSTKIKSEYSKTTQSFAHLLYSLGRVTTYTILGAIFGFVGGVVTFSNTTSGIFLLITGLLMVIVGFSLLGKIKFLTILEHSCSKSPLYQKTFKNLLTSNSLFSFYLLGMLNGLLPCGFVYVFAITAASTGSAFWGAIVMFIFGLSTIPALFFLGFFIGIFKQSNLRDIFIKIASILVIIFGVYIAYKGYMYISDPNMSILNCHI from the coding sequence GTGGAAACTATTAGCTTAATCTCTATTATAACTATTGCACTTCTTGGCTCTTTTGGACATTGTATTGGAATGTGTGGTGGTATTGTTGTTGCTTATACAAGTACAAAAATAAAAAGTGAATATTCAAAAACTACTCAAAGTTTTGCACATCTTTTATACTCCTTGGGAAGAGTTACAACTTATACTATTTTAGGAGCTATTTTTGGTTTTGTTGGAGGAGTTGTAACTTTTTCAAATACTACAAGTGGAATTTTTTTATTAATAACAGGTCTTTTAATGGTAATTGTAGGTTTTTCTCTTTTAGGGAAAATTAAATTTTTAACTATTTTAGAACATAGTTGTTCAAAATCACCACTTTATCAAAAAACTTTCAAAAATCTTTTAACATCAAACTCTTTATTTAGTTTTTATCTTTTAGGTATGTTAAATGGACTTTTACCTTGTGGTTTTGTATATGTTTTTGCAATTACAGCAGCTAGTACAGGAAGTGCTTTTTGGGGTGCTATTGTTATGTTTATTTTTGGACTTAGCACAATTCCAGCACTATTTTTCTTGGGTTTTTTTATAGGAATATTCAAACAATCAAATTTAAGAGATATATTTATAAAAATTGCTTCTATTTTAGTAATCATTTTTGGAGTATATATAGCTTATAAAGGTTATATGTATATTAGTGATCCAAATATGTCAATACTAAATTGTCATATATAA